One genomic window of Monodelphis domestica isolate mMonDom1 chromosome 1, mMonDom1.pri, whole genome shotgun sequence includes the following:
- the THAP1 gene encoding THAP domain-containing protein 1 — MVQSCSAYGCRNRYDKDKPVSFHKFPLTRPDLCKKWEAAVRRKNFKPSKYSSICSEHFTPDCFKRECNNKLLKENAVPTIFCFTEPHDKNEDLLEQQEQLPPPPLTPPVSQVDAALGLLMPPLHTPNNLAVFCDHNYTVEDTVHQRKRIQQLEEQVEKLRKKLKTAQQRCRRQERQLEKLKEVVQFQKEKDALSGRGYVILPNDYYEIVEVPA, encoded by the exons ATGGTGCAGTCCTGCTCCGCCTATGGCTGCAGGAACCGCTACGACAAGGATAAACCCGTTTCCTTTCACAA GTTTCCTCTTACACGACCTGATCTCTGTAAAAAATGGGAGGCTGCGGTCAGAAGAAAAAACTTTAAACCCAGCAAATACAGCAGTATTTGTTCAGAACACTTTACTCCAGACTGCTTTAAGAGAGAGTGCAACAATAAGCTACTGAAGGAGAATGCTGTGCCCACGATATTTTGTTTTACTGAACCACATGACAAG AATGAGGACCTTCTGGAGCAACAAGAACAGCTCCCACCCCCTCCTCTAACCCCGCCTGTTTCCCAAGTTGATGCTGCTCTTGGATTATTGATGCCACCTCTTCACACCCCTAATAATCTTGCAGTTTTCTGTGACCACAACTACACTGTAGAAGATACAGTAcatcaaaggaaaaggattcaGCAGCTCGAAGAACAAGTGGAAAAACTCAGAAAGAAGCTCAAGACTGCACAGCAGCGATGCCGAAGACAAGAGCGGCAGCTAGAAAAGCTCAAGGAGGTTGTCCAGTTTCAGAAAGAAAAGGACGCATTATCTGGAAGGGGCTATGTGATTCTACCCAATGACTACTATGAAATAGTAGAAGTCCCAGCATGA